Proteins encoded by one window of Pseudomonas coleopterorum:
- a CDS encoding dipeptide ABC transporter ATP-binding protein → MNPLIEVHDLSIAYRHGPQQTQAVTDVSFSLMQGETLAIVGESGSGKTTIANAILGLLPDSAVVTAGRLLVAGQDLSQASERTKRQLRGRTIGLVPQDPMVSLNPTQRIGRQIAEALVLAKGARYKGVDADVGELLAQVGLDNPQLRARQYPHELSGGMRQRVLIAIALAGNPRLIIADEPTSALDVTVQRRILDHLEGLVRERGISLLIITHDLGVAADRADRVLVMKAGALVEQGTPHQVLASPRQPYTRALIAAAPAFNEPRAPRPAPASGQTPLLSLTAVNKHYRLPRIRGQAERFQALADVSFKVCAGQTLGIVGESGSGKSTALRIALGLEKADSGRVHFADQDVTDLGWRQFRPLRRRMQLVQQNPFAALDPRLSIFDSIVEPLVSFGLAKGAALDRAARELIERVHLPAHFLDRLPRELSGGQRQRVAIARALALQPDLVLLDEPVSALDVSVQRQILDLLDELQRELGIAYVIVSHDLAVIANVADDVLVMRQGRIVDQGPTAQLFDQPSNPYTRALLDAVPGKRQRALA, encoded by the coding sequence ATGAATCCGCTCATTGAAGTGCACGACCTGAGCATCGCCTACCGTCACGGGCCGCAACAGACCCAGGCCGTGACCGATGTATCGTTCAGCCTGATGCAAGGCGAGACCCTGGCCATCGTCGGTGAATCCGGCTCGGGCAAGACCACCATCGCCAACGCCATTCTTGGCTTGCTGCCAGACAGCGCCGTGGTCACCGCCGGGCGCCTGTTGGTGGCTGGTCAGGACCTGAGCCAGGCCAGCGAACGGACCAAACGCCAGTTGCGCGGCCGCACCATCGGCCTGGTGCCGCAAGACCCGATGGTCAGCCTCAATCCGACCCAGCGCATCGGCCGCCAGATCGCCGAAGCCTTGGTGCTGGCCAAGGGCGCGCGCTACAAAGGGGTGGACGCCGACGTTGGCGAACTGCTGGCCCAGGTAGGTCTGGACAACCCGCAGCTGCGCGCTCGGCAGTACCCCCATGAGTTGTCCGGCGGCATGCGCCAACGGGTGCTGATCGCCATCGCCCTGGCCGGCAACCCACGTTTGATCATCGCCGATGAGCCCACCAGCGCCCTGGACGTCACCGTGCAGCGGCGCATCCTCGATCATCTCGAAGGGCTGGTACGCGAGCGTGGCATTTCCCTGCTGATCATCACGCACGACCTAGGCGTGGCTGCCGACCGAGCCGACCGCGTGCTGGTGATGAAGGCCGGCGCGTTGGTCGAACAGGGCACGCCGCACCAGGTGCTGGCCAGCCCGAGACAGCCCTATACCCGCGCGCTGATCGCCGCCGCGCCGGCGTTCAACGAACCCCGTGCACCGCGCCCGGCTCCCGCCTCGGGGCAGACACCCCTGCTTTCCCTGACGGCGGTGAACAAGCATTACCGCCTGCCACGCATACGCGGCCAGGCCGAGCGCTTCCAGGCGCTGGCCGATGTGAGCTTCAAGGTCTGCGCCGGGCAGACCCTGGGCATCGTCGGCGAATCGGGCTCGGGCAAGAGCACGGCGTTGCGGATCGCCCTGGGCCTGGAGAAAGCTGACAGCGGTCGCGTTCACTTCGCCGATCAGGACGTGACCGACCTCGGCTGGCGACAATTCAGACCCTTGCGTCGGCGCATGCAATTGGTTCAGCAGAACCCCTTCGCAGCGCTGGACCCGCGCCTGTCGATCTTCGACAGCATCGTCGAGCCGCTGGTCTCGTTCGGCCTGGCCAAAGGTGCGGCGCTGGATCGGGCCGCGCGTGAGCTGATCGAACGGGTGCATTTGCCGGCGCATTTTCTCGACCGCCTGCCCCGAGAACTGTCCGGCGGTCAGCGCCAGCGCGTGGCCATCGCCCGGGCGCTGGCGTTGCAGCCCGATCTGGTACTGCTGGACGAGCCGGTGTCGGCGCTGGATGTTTCGGTGCAGCGGCAGATTCTCGACCTGCTGGACGAACTGCAACGCGAGCTGGGTATCGCCTATGTGATCGTTTCGCACGATCTGGCGGTGATCGCCAACGTGGCCGATGACGTGCTGGTCATGCGCCAGGGCCGCATCGTCGACCAGGGCCCCACCGCCCAGCTGTTCGACCAGCCATCGAACCCCTACACCCGAGCGCTGCTCGACGCCGTTCCCGGCAAGCGCCAACGAGCCCTGGCCTAG
- a CDS encoding ABC transporter permease, with translation MPSSNAVRDLDQRFIPAAPAATVYAPPPTAVLPTWRRRSRWVRLLAASRPLSRRPGFLLTALVVAFALLAAVAPGALSGFDPNATAPLAKLTAPNATHWFGTDELGRDLYTRVIHGASLSIQAALLAVGLALLGGLTLGVLSGFAGGRVDAVIMRVIDVLLALPGLLLALAIVTAIGFGTLPVALAVGVGIIPGFARTTRAEVLRVKTLPYVEAARLGGASWLQTLWRHILPNAWGPVAVLATLDFGAAILATAGLSFLGFGAAPPAPEWGTLIATGRHFLITAPWVALLPGVFVVAVVFSLNHLARTLEEIKR, from the coding sequence ATGCCTTCATCCAATGCCGTGCGTGATCTCGACCAGCGCTTCATCCCGGCCGCGCCTGCTGCGACGGTCTACGCGCCGCCACCGACAGCGGTCCTGCCCACGTGGCGGCGGCGCAGTCGCTGGGTGCGTCTGCTCGCGGCCTCACGCCCCTTGTCACGCCGACCTGGCTTCTTGCTGACTGCCCTGGTGGTCGCCTTCGCCTTGCTCGCCGCCGTGGCACCGGGCGCGCTCAGCGGCTTCGACCCCAATGCCACCGCGCCGCTGGCCAAGCTCACCGCGCCGAATGCGACCCATTGGTTCGGCACCGACGAGTTGGGCCGCGATCTCTACACCCGGGTGATACACGGTGCCAGCCTGTCGATCCAGGCTGCGCTACTGGCCGTCGGCCTGGCCCTGCTCGGAGGCCTGACCCTGGGCGTGCTGTCAGGGTTCGCCGGTGGACGCGTGGACGCGGTGATCATGCGCGTGATCGACGTGCTGCTGGCCCTGCCCGGCTTGCTCCTGGCCTTGGCCATCGTCACCGCCATCGGCTTCGGCACCCTGCCGGTGGCCCTCGCCGTGGGTGTGGGAATCATCCCCGGCTTTGCCCGCACCACCCGCGCCGAAGTGCTGCGGGTCAAGACCCTGCCCTATGTCGAGGCCGCGCGACTGGGCGGCGCGAGCTGGCTGCAGACCTTATGGCGGCACATCCTGCCCAACGCCTGGGGCCCGGTCGCGGTGCTCGCCACCCTGGATTTTGGCGCGGCCATCCTGGCCACCGCCGGGCTCAGCTTCCTGGGTTTCGGCGCCGCACCACCGGCGCCGGAATGGGGCACGCTGATCGCCACCGGCCGACACTTTCTGATCACCGCACCATGGGTGGCGCTATTGCCCGGCGTGTTCGTCGTGGCGGTGGTGTTCAGCCTCAACCACCTAGCCCGCACCCTCGAAGAGATCAAGCGATGA